From a region of the Mycolicibacterium sp. MU0050 genome:
- a CDS encoding virulence factor Mce family protein, protein MTRAVQIKRAAGAAVIGALTTALTACSGWTGLNSIPLPGTEGHGPGAFTIQVQMPDVDNIEQNSRVRVGDVTVGNVTKIERQDWHALVTMRLNGDVDLPANAQATIGQTSLLGSLHMELAPPPEGVAPEGKLQEGSLIPLKSSSAYPTTEQTLAAISMLLNGGGVGRIQDITTAFATAFAGREDDLRSLIDQLDRFIAYNNDQKEDIIAATESLNSLVGQIADQKPVVDRALETIPNALDELKEQRNTLADALTKFGQFSALTADSVNQTKEALVQELRDLGPVLQSLADAGPAMTRALSFYPTFPWPKETLDNWMRGDYGNLSLVFDLTLSRIDSGFFTGTRWEGDLTELELQWGRTIGQLPSPYTAGNPLIVPYRWDQGR, encoded by the coding sequence ATGACACGGGCCGTGCAGATCAAGCGGGCCGCCGGGGCCGCGGTGATCGGTGCACTGACGACCGCGCTGACCGCGTGCAGCGGCTGGACGGGGCTCAACTCGATCCCGTTGCCGGGCACCGAGGGGCATGGGCCCGGCGCCTTCACGATCCAGGTTCAGATGCCGGACGTGGACAACATCGAACAGAACTCGCGGGTCCGCGTCGGCGACGTCACGGTCGGCAACGTCACCAAGATCGAACGCCAGGACTGGCATGCCCTGGTGACGATGCGCCTCAACGGCGACGTCGATCTGCCGGCCAACGCGCAGGCGACCATCGGGCAGACGAGCCTGCTGGGTTCGCTGCACATGGAGCTCGCGCCGCCGCCCGAGGGCGTCGCGCCGGAGGGCAAGCTGCAGGAGGGCTCGCTGATTCCGCTGAAGTCCTCGAGCGCCTACCCGACCACCGAGCAGACCTTGGCCGCCATCTCGATGCTGCTCAACGGCGGCGGTGTCGGTCGGATCCAGGACATCACCACCGCGTTCGCGACGGCGTTTGCGGGCCGCGAGGACGACCTGCGCAGCCTGATCGACCAGCTCGACCGGTTCATTGCATACAACAACGACCAAAAAGAAGACATCATCGCGGCGACCGAGAGCCTGAACAGCCTGGTCGGGCAGATCGCCGACCAGAAGCCGGTCGTCGACCGCGCGCTGGAGACCATCCCGAACGCGCTCGACGAGCTCAAGGAACAGCGCAACACCCTGGCCGACGCGCTGACGAAGTTCGGCCAGTTCAGTGCGCTGACGGCGGATTCGGTCAACCAGACCAAGGAGGCCCTGGTCCAGGAGCTTCGTGACCTCGGACCGGTCCTGCAGTCGCTGGCCGACGCCGGTCCGGCGATGACGCGAGCGTTGAGCTTCTACCCGACCTTCCCGTGGCCCAAGGAGACGCTGGACAACTGGATGCGGGGGGACTACGGCAACCTCAGCCTGGTGTTCGACCTGACACTCAGCCGCATCGACAGCGGATTCTTCACCGGCACCCGGTGGGAGGGCGATCTCACCGAACTGGAACTGCAATGGGGTCGGACCATCGGTCAGCTGCCGAGCCCGTACACGGCCGGTAACCCGCTGATCGTGCCGTACCGCTGGGATCAGGGGCGCTAG
- a CDS encoding MCE family protein gives MTRNAKIGVAVVLVLTLVAGAALLLRAGGPLNRTHVVAYFDNSNGIFVGDDVRILGVNVGRVDKIEPEYNRVKISFSYDSNYKVPEDAMAAILSPALVTGRAIQLTPVYSGGPVLANDAVIGQDRTAVPVEWADFREQLNRLAENLEPTEPGGVSTLGALVNTTADNLRGQGANIRDTVVKLSQAFSALGDHSTDIFSTVKNLSILVSALQDSTNLMRQLNQNLADVTNLLADDPGEVAAAISDLNAALGDVQSFVADNRETLGTTSEKLAAVTQTLHDSLDDIKQLLHVAPNTLQNYVNIYQPAQGAATSALAITNFQNPVSFLCGAIQAASRLGAEQSAKLCTQYLAPIVKNRQYNFLPIGQNLFVGTQARPNEVTYSEDWLRPDYIPPPGQVPAPPAPAGPPLAAEQMSATNPADGLPGLMVHSGGGQ, from the coding sequence CTGACCCGCAACGCAAAGATCGGCGTGGCCGTTGTGCTGGTGCTGACGCTGGTGGCCGGCGCGGCGCTGTTGCTGCGCGCCGGTGGCCCGCTGAACCGCACCCACGTGGTGGCGTACTTCGACAACAGCAACGGCATCTTCGTCGGTGACGACGTCCGCATCCTGGGCGTCAACGTCGGCCGCGTCGACAAGATCGAACCCGAGTACAACCGCGTCAAGATCTCGTTCTCGTACGACAGCAACTACAAGGTGCCCGAGGACGCCATGGCGGCGATCCTGTCGCCGGCCCTGGTGACCGGGCGGGCCATCCAGCTGACGCCCGTGTACTCGGGCGGCCCGGTGTTGGCCAACGACGCGGTGATCGGCCAGGACCGGACGGCAGTTCCGGTGGAGTGGGCCGACTTCCGCGAGCAGCTCAACCGGCTGGCCGAGAACCTCGAGCCCACCGAACCGGGCGGGGTCAGCACCTTGGGCGCACTGGTCAACACCACCGCCGACAACCTGCGCGGTCAGGGCGCCAACATCCGCGACACCGTCGTCAAGCTGTCGCAGGCCTTCTCGGCGCTCGGCGACCACAGCACGGACATCTTCAGCACCGTCAAGAACCTGTCGATCCTGGTCTCGGCGCTGCAGGACAGCACCAACCTGATGCGTCAGCTCAACCAGAATCTGGCCGACGTCACCAACCTGCTCGCCGACGACCCGGGCGAAGTCGCCGCGGCCATCAGCGATCTCAACGCCGCGCTCGGTGACGTGCAGTCGTTCGTCGCCGACAACCGCGAGACGTTGGGCACCACCTCGGAGAAGCTCGCCGCGGTGACCCAGACGCTGCACGACAGTCTCGACGACATCAAGCAGCTGCTCCACGTCGCGCCGAACACGCTGCAGAACTACGTGAACATCTATCAGCCCGCGCAGGGTGCGGCGACAAGTGCGCTGGCCATCACCAACTTCCAGAACCCGGTGTCGTTCCTGTGCGGTGCGATTCAGGCCGCATCGCGCCTCGGCGCCGAGCAGTCCGCCAAGCTGTGCACCCAGTACCTGGCGCCGATCGTCAAGAACCGGCAGTACAACTTCCTGCCGATCGGGCAGAACCTGTTCGTCGGCACCCAGGCCCGCCCGAACGAGGTGACCTACAGCGAGGACTGGCTGCGGCCGGACTACATCCCGCCACCGGGGCAGGTCCCGGCGCCGCCCGCGCCGGCGGGGCCGCCGCTGGCCGCCGAACAGATGTCCGCGACAAACCCGGCCGACGGACTGCCGGGACTGATGGTCCACTCCGGAGGTGGGCAATGA
- a CDS encoding MCE family protein, whose translation MEHDEKGLRPAWWTVILIAFLAFLVWLTAALFTGSLNKYVNVTLTSERSGLVMESGAKVKLRGVQVGRVSTIHGGGTGPDAVSLRLEIEPDQVQHIPANVGAQIRATTAFGAKFVDLIYPDDPSPDRLVDGQVLKSENVSTEVNTVFQNLVGVLNQVDTSKLNATLSALADGVRGEGERIGQATTDANEVLLALNPRADTIRTDWQSLKGFSDAYSAAANNIVTTLDAASTTSVTVVNNSEALDALLLNVIGLSNSGIELLAPNQANLIKAINVLKPTTNLLHKYNPQYTCMLVGAHWLLENGGYEATGGNGKSFIVDGGALAGDDQYRYPDHLPIIGAKGGPGGKPGCGSLPIVDENWPVRALVTNTGWGTGVDIRPNPGIGFPAWANYFPVTRGVPQPPSVRNLFGGPAPGPNVGNPPKVIPEPGDYPYGAQMYAPDGTPLWNNLPPAPPPGAPRDPGPTPGSEPFVVPFPGTVPFPNPPPPVPAAPTP comes from the coding sequence ATGGAACACGACGAAAAGGGCCTGCGCCCGGCATGGTGGACGGTCATCCTGATCGCCTTTCTGGCCTTCCTGGTGTGGCTCACCGCGGCGCTGTTCACCGGTTCGCTGAACAAGTACGTCAACGTCACCCTGACCTCGGAGCGTTCCGGGTTGGTCATGGAGTCCGGCGCCAAGGTCAAGCTGCGCGGCGTGCAGGTCGGCCGGGTCAGCACCATTCACGGTGGCGGCACCGGACCCGACGCCGTGTCCCTGCGGTTGGAGATCGAGCCGGACCAGGTCCAGCACATCCCGGCCAACGTCGGCGCCCAGATCCGCGCGACCACGGCCTTCGGCGCCAAGTTCGTCGACCTCATCTACCCCGACGACCCCAGCCCGGACCGACTGGTCGACGGACAGGTGCTCAAGTCGGAGAACGTCAGCACCGAGGTGAACACGGTCTTCCAGAACCTCGTCGGGGTGCTGAACCAGGTCGACACCTCCAAGCTCAACGCGACCCTCTCGGCGCTGGCCGACGGTGTGCGCGGCGAAGGCGAGCGCATCGGACAGGCCACCACGGACGCCAACGAGGTGCTGCTGGCCCTGAATCCGCGCGCGGACACCATCCGCACGGACTGGCAGTCGCTCAAGGGCTTCAGCGACGCCTACAGCGCCGCGGCGAACAACATCGTCACCACCCTGGACGCCGCGAGCACCACCAGCGTCACGGTGGTCAACAACTCCGAAGCGTTGGATGCGTTGCTGCTCAACGTCATCGGGCTGTCCAACAGCGGCATCGAGTTGCTGGCCCCGAACCAGGCCAACCTGATCAAGGCGATCAACGTCCTCAAGCCGACGACCAACCTGCTGCACAAGTACAACCCGCAGTACACCTGCATGCTCGTCGGCGCGCACTGGCTGCTGGAGAACGGCGGCTACGAGGCCACCGGCGGCAACGGGAAGTCCTTCATCGTCGACGGCGGCGCGCTGGCCGGTGACGACCAGTACCGCTACCCCGACCACCTGCCGATCATCGGCGCCAAGGGCGGCCCGGGCGGCAAGCCCGGCTGTGGTTCGCTGCCCATCGTCGACGAGAACTGGCCGGTGCGCGCACTGGTGACCAACACCGGTTGGGGCACCGGGGTCGACATCCGACCCAACCCGGGTATCGGCTTCCCGGCCTGGGCCAACTACTTCCCGGTTACCCGTGGCGTGCCGCAGCCGCCGAGCGTGCGCAACCTGTTCGGCGGGCCCGCGCCCGGCCCGAACGTCGGCAACCCGCCGAAGGTCATCCCCGAGCCGGGTGACTACCCGTACGGCGCGCAGATGTACGCCCCGGACGGCACCCCGCTGTGGAACAACCTGCCCCCGGCGCCGCCGCCCGGCGCGCCCCGGGACCCCGGCCCCACCCCGGGCTCGGAACCGTTCGTGGTCCCGTTCCCCGGAACGGTGCCCTTCCCGAACCCGCCCCCACCGGTACCGGCGGCACCGACGCCGTAA
- a CDS encoding MCE family protein — protein MRGNLGAAAWRLAAFIAVCLLGMFALFAVFAELRFEKSSDYRAHFANVSGLEDDDFVRIAGVEVGKVKKINVNDDGTVMVDFAADQSVVLTEGSRAVIRYDDLIGGRYLSLVEGAGVTERLNPGDTIPLARTQPALDLDALIGGFRPLFRALEPEQINALSGQLISALQGQGATIGSFLSQTASLTNTLADRDQLIGEVIVNLNTVLGSLAGQSEQFDKGVVAISELVETLGERKQDIANGIAYTSEAAGTVADLLSAARPPLQKVITETDRSAGLVLADHDYFDNVLNTLPDSYQVLNRQGIYGDFFSFYLCDISLKLNGKGGQPVYVKVAGQDTGRCTPR, from the coding sequence ATGCGAGGCAACCTGGGAGCCGCCGCCTGGCGCCTGGCGGCGTTCATCGCGGTATGCCTGCTGGGGATGTTCGCGCTGTTCGCGGTGTTCGCGGAACTCCGGTTCGAGAAGTCCAGCGACTACCGGGCGCACTTCGCCAACGTCTCCGGTCTGGAGGACGACGACTTCGTCCGCATCGCGGGGGTCGAGGTTGGCAAGGTCAAGAAGATCAACGTCAACGACGACGGCACCGTCATGGTCGACTTCGCGGCCGACCAGTCGGTGGTGCTGACCGAGGGCAGCCGCGCGGTGATCCGCTATGACGACCTCATCGGTGGCCGCTACCTGTCGTTGGTCGAAGGCGCCGGCGTCACCGAGCGGCTGAACCCGGGGGACACCATCCCGCTGGCCCGCACCCAGCCCGCTCTGGATCTGGATGCGTTGATCGGCGGCTTCCGTCCGCTGTTCCGTGCGCTGGAGCCCGAACAGATCAACGCGCTGTCGGGTCAGCTGATCAGCGCGCTGCAGGGGCAGGGCGCGACCATCGGCTCGTTCCTGTCGCAGACGGCGTCGTTGACCAACACACTGGCCGACCGCGATCAGCTGATCGGCGAGGTGATCGTCAACCTCAACACGGTGTTGGGTTCGCTGGCCGGCCAGAGCGAGCAGTTCGACAAGGGTGTGGTGGCCATTTCGGAACTGGTCGAGACGTTGGGTGAGCGTAAGCAGGACATCGCCAACGGGATCGCCTACACCAGCGAGGCGGCCGGCACCGTCGCGGATCTGTTGTCCGCCGCGCGCCCGCCGCTGCAGAAGGTGATCACCGAAACCGATCGGTCGGCCGGTCTGGTCCTCGCCGACCACGACTACTTCGACAACGTGCTCAACACGCTGCCGGATTCGTACCAGGTGCTCAACCGACAAGGTATATACGGCGACTTCTTCAGCTTCTATCTCTGCGATATCTCGTTGAAGCTCAACGGCAAGGGTGGTCAGCCGGTGTATGTGAAGGTGGCAGGCCAGGACACGGGGAGGTGCACGCCGCGATGA
- a CDS encoding MCE family protein, translated as MKSFAERNPFVIGLVGIVGVALLVLAALNYQQLPGFNQGKTYSAHFDDAGGLYDGAEVQVSGFASGKVTGISLDGQQVLVKFKVNKNLRLGDRTEAAIKTKTVLGTKYLDVIPRGDGRLEDTIPVDRTTSPYQLPDALGDLTMTISGLNTDQLSDSLRVLSDTFADTPADLRVAVEGVARFSDVLNEKDAQLRELLANANKSTGVLAERSEQVVTLVGSTNALLAELQSQSAALDQISGNISTLSRQLRGFIAENRETMQPALEKLNGVLATIDNRRDKVAKSLNMLSTYAFSLGETVASGPFFKSYIANLLPGQFVQPFIDAAFSDLGLDPNVLLPSELTDPQVGQPGTPALPVPYPRTGQGGEPRLNLPDAITGNPGNQACGPPGIPLSGTNCYPYREPGPAPAPGGPPPGPPAAAPAGVASTPQPSRPPMQHTAPGQVPPVTQAVVPAPQGPPPGPAEGEAGQ; from the coding sequence ATGAAGTCATTCGCAGAGCGCAATCCCTTCGTGATCGGTCTGGTGGGCATCGTCGGTGTGGCGCTCCTTGTTCTGGCGGCGCTGAACTACCAGCAGCTGCCCGGCTTCAACCAGGGCAAGACCTACTCCGCGCACTTCGATGACGCCGGCGGCTTGTACGACGGTGCCGAAGTGCAGGTCTCGGGCTTCGCCTCGGGCAAGGTCACCGGTATCTCCCTGGACGGTCAGCAGGTGCTGGTGAAGTTCAAGGTCAACAAGAACCTTCGCCTCGGCGACCGCACCGAGGCCGCCATCAAGACCAAGACGGTGCTGGGCACCAAGTACCTCGACGTGATCCCGCGCGGCGACGGCCGGCTCGAGGACACGATCCCGGTCGATCGCACCACCTCGCCTTACCAGCTGCCGGACGCGCTGGGCGACCTGACCATGACCATCAGCGGGTTGAACACGGACCAGCTCTCCGACTCGCTGCGCGTGCTCTCCGACACGTTCGCCGACACCCCCGCGGATCTGCGCGTCGCCGTCGAAGGGGTGGCCCGGTTCTCCGACGTCCTCAACGAGAAGGACGCCCAGCTGCGGGAGCTGCTGGCCAACGCCAACAAGTCGACCGGAGTGCTCGCCGAACGCAGCGAGCAGGTCGTCACGCTCGTCGGGAGCACCAACGCGCTGCTGGCAGAGCTGCAGAGCCAGAGCGCGGCGCTGGACCAGATCTCCGGGAACATCTCCACGCTGAGTCGTCAGCTGCGCGGCTTCATCGCCGAGAACCGCGAGACCATGCAGCCGGCGTTGGAGAAGCTCAACGGCGTGCTCGCCACCATCGACAACCGCCGCGACAAGGTCGCCAAGTCGCTGAACATGCTCTCCACCTATGCGTTCTCGCTGGGCGAGACGGTGGCGTCGGGTCCGTTCTTCAAGTCCTACATCGCCAACCTGCTGCCGGGGCAGTTCGTGCAGCCGTTCATCGACGCGGCGTTCTCCGACCTGGGCCTCGATCCCAACGTGTTGTTGCCGTCCGAGCTCACCGATCCGCAGGTGGGTCAGCCCGGTACCCCGGCGCTTCCGGTCCCGTACCCGCGCACCGGCCAGGGCGGCGAGCCGCGCCTGAATCTGCCCGACGCGATCACCGGCAACCCCGGCAACCAGGCCTGCGGGCCGCCCGGAATCCCGTTGTCCGGCACCAATTGCTACCCGTACCGCGAGCCGGGTCCGGCTCCGGCACCCGGTGGCCCGCCGCCGGGACCGCCGGCGGCCGCCCCGGCCGGGGTGGCGTCCACGCCGCAACCGAGTCGACCGCCGATGCAGCACACCGCTCCGGGGCAGGTGCCCCCGGTGACGCAGGCCGTGGTGCCGGCTCCGCAAGGACCGCCGCCCGGCCCCGCTGAAGGGGAGGCCGGACAGTGA
- a CDS encoding MlaD family protein, whose protein sequence is MHLTRKTLTQMSVLIAIAAIAGSVMIFNFIGLPGMLFGIGQYQVSVQLREAGGLYERANVTYRGTEVGRVKEVRLTDQGVVADLTLESKFDIPADLDASVGSVSAVGEQYVDLVPRTGNPPYLKDGDVIALDRTFVPIDVNSVLDATNRGLEAIPRENLKTVVDEAYTAVGGLGPELSRLVQGSTQLAIDARANLGELTTLIDESAPVLDTQTDTSGAIQSWAANLANITGQLRQEDAAVAGVLQQGSGAADETRALFDELKPSLPILLANLVSVGEVAVTYQPNLEQLLVLLPQGAAVTSATGVANRHTRQDYRGAYLSFNLNLNLPPPCVTGYIPPQQKRTPAEVDHPDRPAGDVYCRIPQDSAFNVRGARNIPCTTVPGKRAPTVRMCESDEVYQPLNDGFNWKGDPNATLSGQGVPQLPGGSSPAEAVPPPAPPPPPIAAAEYEPSSGTYVGPDGQIYTQANLAQSATEEQTWQTMLLPPKGN, encoded by the coding sequence ATGCATCTGACACGCAAGACCCTCACCCAGATGTCGGTGCTGATCGCCATCGCGGCCATCGCCGGCTCGGTGATGATCTTCAACTTCATCGGCCTGCCCGGCATGTTGTTCGGGATCGGCCAGTACCAGGTGTCCGTCCAGCTGCGCGAGGCCGGCGGGCTCTACGAGCGGGCCAACGTCACCTACCGCGGCACCGAGGTCGGACGGGTCAAGGAAGTGCGGCTGACCGACCAGGGCGTGGTCGCCGACCTCACCCTGGAATCGAAGTTCGACATCCCGGCCGATCTTGACGCCTCGGTGGGCAGCGTGTCCGCCGTCGGTGAGCAGTACGTCGACCTGGTGCCCCGCACCGGTAACCCGCCGTACCTCAAGGACGGCGACGTGATCGCGCTGGACCGGACCTTCGTCCCGATCGACGTCAACTCCGTGCTGGACGCGACAAACCGTGGGCTGGAGGCGATTCCGCGCGAGAATCTGAAGACGGTGGTCGACGAGGCCTACACCGCGGTCGGTGGGCTGGGGCCGGAGCTCTCGCGGCTGGTCCAGGGTTCGACCCAGCTGGCGATCGACGCCCGGGCCAACCTCGGCGAGCTGACCACGCTGATCGACGAGTCCGCGCCCGTGCTGGATACGCAGACCGACACCTCCGGCGCCATCCAGTCGTGGGCGGCGAACCTGGCCAACATCACCGGTCAACTGCGGCAGGAGGACGCCGCGGTTGCCGGGGTGCTGCAGCAGGGGTCCGGCGCCGCCGACGAGACGCGCGCGTTGTTCGACGAGTTGAAGCCCAGCCTGCCGATCCTGCTGGCCAACCTGGTGAGCGTCGGCGAGGTGGCCGTCACCTACCAGCCGAACCTCGAGCAGCTGTTGGTGTTGCTGCCGCAGGGCGCGGCCGTGACCTCTGCCACGGGTGTCGCCAACCGGCACACCCGGCAGGATTACCGCGGTGCGTATCTGAGCTTCAACCTGAACCTCAATCTGCCGCCGCCGTGCGTCACCGGCTACATCCCGCCCCAGCAGAAGCGGACGCCCGCCGAGGTCGATCATCCGGATCGGCCGGCCGGCGACGTCTACTGCCGCATCCCGCAGGACTCGGCGTTCAACGTCCGCGGTGCCCGCAACATCCCGTGCACCACCGTGCCTGGCAAACGCGCGCCGACCGTCCGGATGTGCGAGAGCGACGAGGTTTACCAACCGCTCAACGACGGCTTCAACTGGAAGGGCGACCCCAACGCGACGCTGTCGGGACAGGGTGTCCCGCAGTTGCCCGGGGGTTCCTCACCTGCGGAAGCCGTGCCGCCGCCCGCGCCGCCGCCGCCACCGATCGCGGCCGCTGAATACGAGCCGAGCAGCGGCACGTACGTTGGACCGGACGGGCAGATCTACACCCAAGCCAATCTGGCTCAGAGCGCCACAGAGGAGCAAACATGGCAGACGATGCTGCTGCCCCCGAAGGGGAACTGA
- a CDS encoding tetratricopeptide repeat protein, which yields MADDAAAPEGELTESTGTELTGSPEESSESPQEASQETTTADAASATDDESGDAEKSDAEEAAAKPGRMRRLLVGAVAALLALGLVGGLGWLGWSVYQQQQAEQKRDVFVQVGRQAAINLTTIDFEDAEAGVQRILDSATGTFYDDFSQRSGPFTEVVKQAQSKSSGEVTAAGLESEEGDRAQVLVAVTVQTSNAGAPEQAPRMWRMRISVENTDDGQTKVSNVEFVP from the coding sequence ATGGCAGACGATGCTGCTGCCCCCGAAGGGGAACTGACCGAGTCAACCGGAACGGAGTTGACCGGGTCCCCCGAGGAGTCATCGGAATCGCCGCAGGAAGCCAGCCAGGAAACCACCACCGCCGACGCTGCGTCCGCCACGGATGACGAGTCCGGCGACGCCGAGAAGTCCGACGCCGAAGAGGCCGCGGCGAAGCCCGGCCGGATGCGCCGGCTGCTGGTGGGCGCGGTGGCCGCGCTGTTGGCGCTCGGTCTCGTCGGTGGTCTGGGCTGGCTCGGCTGGTCGGTGTACCAGCAGCAGCAGGCCGAGCAGAAGCGCGACGTCTTCGTCCAGGTCGGCCGGCAGGCGGCGATCAACCTGACGACCATCGACTTCGAGGACGCCGAGGCCGGGGTGCAGCGCATCCTCGATTCCGCCACGGGCACGTTCTACGACGACTTCTCGCAGCGGTCCGGACCGTTCACCGAGGTGGTCAAGCAGGCGCAGTCCAAGTCCAGCGGCGAGGTGACGGCCGCCGGGCTGGAATCCGAGGAGGGTGACCGCGCGCAGGTGCTGGTGGCGGTGACCGTGCAGACCTCCAACGCCGGGGCGCCCGAGCAGGCCCCGCGGATGTGGCGGATGCGGATCTCGGTGGAGAACACCGATGACGGCCAGACCAAGGTGTCGAATGTGGAGTTCGTGCCGTGA